The Gammaproteobacteria bacterium sequence TATTGCCGGCTGGCGGCGCGAACGTCTGCCGCGAATCCCGCGCGATCAGCGATTTGAAGTCGCGCCCGACTGGATCTGTGAAGTGCTGTCGCCTGGCACGGCCAAGCATGACCGAGTAATCAAAATGCCGCTATACGCACAATACGGTGTGGCGTTTTTGTGGCTGGTTGACCCACTCGCGCGGACGCTGGAAGCCTTCGTGCTAAAGGACGAGCATTGTACGGTGATCGGTCAGTTCAAGGATGAGGAGCAAGTCAGCGTAGAACCTTTTAACGCGATCACTTTAGCGCTGGCCGACCTCTGGATCGAGGTCGAGGACTGACACGAAGCCGGAAACAGAAAGCTTGCCCGACAGCGCTCCTTATTGGCGGCCTTTGTAAACTTCACGCCGGTGGCCGATCTTCACCACCATAACCAGGAGCACTTCATCCTGAATTTCATAGACAATCCGGTATACGCCCTGACGCACCCGATACCGCTCCTGCCCGGACAGCTTTTCGCAGCCGAGCGGCCGCGGGTTATTCGCCAATGCCCGAATGCGCTTGAGGATGCGAGCAACATCCCGCTTGGGAACGGTGCGTAGATCCCTGGCAACTGATTGCTTGAAGACAAGCTTATAGCTTGCCATGCACCTTTAAATCGTTGAGGAAATCCTCGTATGTGAGCGTCGGCTCAGCGGCCCGCTGCTCAAAGGCCGCAAGATCGTCCTGGTCTTCGCGCAAGCTCTGACGCACGGCGTCATTGACGATCTCGGAAACCGAGCGATGGGTATGCGCCGCTTTCAGGCGCAGCGCGTGATGAAGATCGGACTCGAAGTAAATGGTAGACCGCTTGGATATGTCGTTCATGGCGCATCACCTCCGAGCGCCACGATAGCTATATGGCGCTTTAACGTCAAGGCGTCGAGCGCAAAAGTCTTCCAGAAGCTGACACCAAACCAGCGACGCGAGCCACATACACTATGGAAGATACCTAAGCGGGTCCGTGTCCGCCAGAATGAGATGTTCAGGACTGCTTAGGTTTTGGCACACCGAGATCGCGGCAGATCTTCCGGGCAAGATCGTCATCAACATTCTGAATGTCTTGGTACCGCGCTGCGCTTTCCAAGTGCCGGGTTGTGCCACCAGGAATGACGAGCCCCTTCACGCAGAAGGCTACAACCATGCGCAGTCAGATGTCGCACAAAACTGCGGCGTGTCATACCGCGATGGGAAGTTCCTCGAAACCT is a genomic window containing:
- a CDS encoding Uma2 family endonuclease translates to MSLPASPPQPLYRQLMALPEHLAGEIIGGQLYTRPRPPGPHLLAASALGADIGGAYHRGRDGPGGWWILDEPELHLVRDTEVAVPDIAGWRRERLPRIPRDQRFEVAPDWICEVLSPGTAKHDRVIKMPLYAQYGVAFLWLVDPLARTLEAFVLKDEHCTVIGQFKDEEQVSVEPFNAITLALADLWIEVED
- a CDS encoding type II toxin-antitoxin system RelE/ParE family toxin; protein product: MASYKLVFKQSVARDLRTVPKRDVARILKRIRALANNPRPLGCEKLSGQERYRVRQGVYRIVYEIQDEVLLVMVVKIGHRREVYKGRQ
- a CDS encoding CopG family transcriptional regulator → MNDISKRSTIYFESDLHHALRLKAAHTHRSVSEIVNDAVRQSLREDQDDLAAFEQRAAEPTLTYEDFLNDLKVHGKL